The genomic stretch TACGACGTCCGCGATGAGTGCCTCGTTCACCGTGCCGTCAACACTTCGCATGGTTCACCTGCAGATTCGCACCCGCACCCACATCACCATGCACACGAAGTGCAAGGAGTAGAAGCATAGGTTGCTGGTTGCGCCCGTCACTTCGGCCCCTTGTGACTCTCGTCGAGCTCCGCCCGCCCGAGCACGCGCTCGCCCAACCGTACGCTGTCAACAAGCCCGATCACAATGGCATCCACCGGCATTTGCCGCGTGCGCTCCGACAAGCGCGCCGAGCTGCCCTGCGTCACGAGCACAAACTCGCCGAGACCGGCTCCCAACGCATCGATCGCCACGAGCACCTTGCCCGTGCCACGCAGCCCGGGCGTGCCAGCCCCGGCTGCGTTGTAGGCTTCAACCACAAGCAGCTTGGCATCCGCCATGGCCGGCTCTTTCTGCGTCGTCACCACGTGGCCGGTGACCTTGCCGATGAACATCACGCTGCTCCTTCACGCCCCGCGGCGCTACTTGCCGGGCACCAG from Phycisphaerales bacterium encodes the following:
- a CDS encoding EutN/CcmL family microcompartment protein; translation: MFIGKVTGHVVTTQKEPAMADAKLLVVEAYNAAGAGTPGLRGTGKVLVAIDALGAGLGEFVLVTQGSSARLSERTRQMPVDAIVIGLVDSVRLGERVLGRAELDESHKGPK